Proteins co-encoded in one Anabaena sphaerica FACHB-251 genomic window:
- the phnD gene encoding phosphate/phosphite/phosphonate ABC transporter substrate-binding protein, producing MAYYQRKISIYPYPRLRTSLVLILTLFFLNMGCSSEENQTLSNPNTLAAGQNSAVGQQSKTLHIAVIPIQSSQAQAKQLKILDEYLEKTIRRKFNIHVQPDYDTAINLLVTEQVQIAYLGSLSYVKAKQKNPNIEPILAPINKATGRPWHTSMIIANSAHIKSVKDLTNKRFGFVSKSSTTGFLIPWVELFKKEEIDPDKTFSEVQFLGSHDQALEALIADEVDAVAVQQEAYFKAQSENKLPQAKYVKIWESSPLPTDPIVISSKLDQKLIYSLKKALIDAPNAIVSVSGAEIVGYTLVDDMNYEPIRQLQTKLDENTPN from the coding sequence ATGGCTTATTATCAGAGGAAAATCTCCATTTACCCCTACCCTAGACTACGGACATCACTGGTACTCATATTAACACTGTTTTTTTTGAATATGGGATGTTCTAGTGAGGAAAATCAAACTCTTTCCAATCCTAACACCTTAGCAGCTGGTCAAAATTCTGCTGTAGGTCAGCAATCAAAAACGCTTCATATCGCTGTGATTCCTATTCAATCTTCTCAAGCACAAGCAAAACAATTAAAAATTTTAGATGAGTATTTAGAAAAGACTATAAGACGCAAATTTAATATTCACGTGCAGCCAGACTATGATACAGCCATAAACTTGCTGGTAACAGAACAAGTACAAATTGCTTATTTGGGTTCCCTTAGTTATGTCAAAGCCAAGCAAAAAAATCCCAATATTGAACCCATACTTGCACCCATTAATAAAGCGACAGGTAGACCTTGGCATACTAGCATGATAATTGCCAATTCTGCTCATATCAAAAGCGTAAAGGATTTGACAAATAAACGATTTGGATTTGTCAGTAAATCCTCTACCACTGGTTTTTTGATTCCTTGGGTAGAGTTATTTAAGAAGGAAGAAATTGATCCTGACAAAACCTTTAGTGAAGTTCAATTTTTAGGTAGTCATGATCAGGCTTTAGAAGCGTTAATTGCTGACGAAGTTGATGCTGTAGCAGTGCAGCAAGAAGCTTATTTTAAGGCACAATCAGAAAACAAACTTCCTCAGGCAAAGTATGTAAAGATTTGGGAGTCATCACCATTACCAACTGATCCGATAGTTATATCTAGCAAGCTCGACCAGAAATTAATTTATAGTCTCAAAAAGGCATTAATTGATGCTCCAAATGCTATTGTATCAGTTTCAGGAGCAGAAATAGTAGGATATACCCTTGTAGATGATATGAACTACGAACCAATTAGGCAATTGCAAACAAAATTAGATGAAAACACTCCAAATTAA